ctctgactgtaactccagcatcagctcagcaGTCAGTCagttcacagtagcagtaatgctggaGTCTTTACTGACTAAAAcccgtttactgtagaaaaactgaaatatacaggtatGATTTCTTTACTTTATGTCATGCATTGTTATAGTTGTTTAGTAAGAAAGTCTGCTTATTTAGTGCCATACCTACACTGAGTTTCTATTGGACTGTTGAGGTGACGTCAGATGAGTAGGAGGACGGAGCTGGGGTAAGGGATTGTAAAGCGTATGTATGTGCGAGCGTAGCCTGTGCCTCGTGAACGTGTCTGTTAAGAGAACTCCAATGAAAGGTCAAGTTGTGGATGATATTAACTCACCGTGCCTCATTACATGGTGTCAGAAGCGGCGAATTCACATGCCTCGGGAGAGAAAAGGACTAACGAGCTGCAATGTCGAAGTTTCACGCACCTGAATCCTTTGATTTCACCCAGCCGTCTTCATGGCCAGTCTGGAGACAGCGTTTCTCCCGCTTTCGGATTGCAACGAAGCTCGACCACGAAGACGGTGAGGTACAAGTTAATTCACCTCTCTATGCAATGGGCAAAGAAGCAGAGCCTATTTTCAGTACATTTACGTTTACTGCAGAGGAAGAGGCTAACTATTATGAAGCTGTGGTGAGAAAGTTTGACGTCCATTTTGTGCCGCGTCGCAATATAATACACCAGCGCGCGTGCTTTCACAAACGCATACAGCAGAGTGGAGAGAGTGTTGAGGCATTTGTTAGGAGTTTGTACGAGATGGCGGAGCACTGCGAGTTTGGGGCAGTCAAAGATGAGCACATACGCGATCGTATAGTGATCGGTGTGTCTGACAGCGATGTGTCTGAGAAGCTCCAGCTAGAACCTGAGCTCACCCTGGAGAAGGCAATACAGGTGGCACGCCAAGCAGAGCTGGTTAATATGCAAAATGCAGGCATGAGAGCACAGTGCATTGACCAAGTGGGGCACAAAAATAAGCAATATAAGCCGTGTAGATCATATGCCAGTGGGAAAATTAAACCTCAAGCAAAACGAGCTGAAGGCAACACTGTGAGAAGCTGTTCCAGGTGTGCACGTATGCATGAGTCTGGAGCATGCCCTGCATGGGGAAAAAGGTGCCGCAGGTGCAATAAAACTGGTCATTTTGAAGCAGTGTGCAAAACAAAAATCGTTAAAGAGGTCACTGTTACCCTGGAGGTAAACAACAGTCAAGATTCCTGTTTTTTAGGCCATATCTCAGACTGTGCTGATGTCAAAGACGAATGGCAAGTTGAGCTGCAACTAAATGGCACTGCTGTGCATTTCAAAATTGATACTGGAGCAGACATTACTGTTATGTCTGAGGACGAATTTACCAGGTTACCACAACAACCTAAGCTAGAGAAAATCAGTGCTAGAGTGTGCAGTCCTGGTGGAGAGCTGAACTGTCTGGGCAAATTTCAGGCTTCCACTCAAAGAAAAGGGCAGACTTTCACCTTTTGGATCTATGTGTTAAAGGGCCCATACACAAACAATCTGCTCAGTCGTAAACAGGAATGTGAGGATATGTGTGGATCTAAAAAGGCTTAATGAAGCTGTGAAAAGAGAGCGATTCATGCTTCCTACATTAGAGGACATGGCACCAAAACTGTCAGGTGCTAATGTTTTCTCCACACTTGACGCATCGAGTGGGTTCTGGCAAATATCCCTTGAAGCTTCCAGCCGGAAGCTGACCACATTCATTACACCAGTGGGCAGGTTTTGTTTTAAGAGGCCCCCTTTTGGGATAACGTCGGCCCCAGAAATTTTCCAAAGAGAAATGAGCATGCTTCTGAGGGGTCACTCAGGTACAGTGGCAGTGATGGACGACATCTTAATTTATGGGAAAGACAAACAGGAACATGACCAAAATCTCAGGGCTGTTCTTCAAACAATAAAGGAGTCTGGGCTGAAGTTAAATCGAGAAAAATGCCAGTTTGGTAAATCAGACATTCAGTACTTTGGACATGTCATTGGGAAAAAGGGCATCAGACCAGATCCTGGCAAAGTCAAGGCCATAACTGATCTTCCCAGTCCAACAAACATCACTGAACTTCGCCAAGTGCTAGGGATGATCAACTACCTGGGCAGGTTCCTTCCAGGATTGTCTGCAGTCCTGCACCCCATCACTGAACTGCTCAGGAGTGACACAGCTTGGATGTGGGGTGATGCCCAAAAACAAGCATTTAACCATGTTAAGGACATGCTTGTATCAGCACCTTCGTTGGTGTTCTACAACAGCAGTAAGCCTACTGTGGTGAGTGCAGACGCGAGTAGCTATGGCCTTGGGGCTGCCCTGCTGCAAGAGCAGGAAGGAGAACTGCATCCAGTGGCCTTTTGCTCTCGAACATTGACCCCAACAGAGCAGCGGTACTCTCAGATTGAGAAGGAGTGCCTGGCCGCAGTGTGGGCTTGTGAACGGTTTGCACGGTATCTACAAGGTATGGGAAGATTTTGCCTCCAGACAGATCACAAGCCGCTTGTCCCCCTAATCAATTCATATGATCTTGACAAAGCAGCACTTCGATGCCAGCGCCTGTTAATGCGTTTGATGAGATTCAGTGTGACGGCAGTCCATGTTCCAGGAAAGCAGCTTGTAGTAGCAGACACACTCTCAAGAAACCCACTCACAGAAAGTAATACGTCTGACACGGAAGAGGATGTGAAAGCATATGTACAAGCCATCGTGTCTACCAAGCCAATGACCGGAGGCAGACTGGATGCACTTCGTGCTGCCACCCAGGAGGATACTGATCTAACTTTAGTGCGCAAGTATATCCTGGAAGGATGGCCCAGGACGACATATTGTCTGTCACCCACAGTGTGTGAGTTTCATGCTGCACGGTCTCACCTGACAGTTGTGGATGGACTTTTGCTGTATGGTGATAGAATTATTGTCCCAGCATCACAGAGGACAGAGTTGCTACACAAGATCCATGAAGGTCATCAGGGCCTCACAAAGTGCAGAGCACGAGCCAACATGTCAGTGTGGTGGCCAGGAATAGGACGTGACATCACCAGGACAGTTGAAAAATGCAAATTCTGCCAACAAAACAGACCTACACAAAGGAAAGAGCCATTGATCACTACTCCACTGCCAGAAGGCCCTTGGCAGAAAATAGCAGCAGATATATGTGAACAGGATGGGAACAAGTTCCTGGTTGTCGTAGACTACTACTCACGAGACATTGAAATAGCTCACCTGCCAACACTCACCAGCCAGCAGGCGATAGGCCGTCTAAAGAGCATGTTTGTCAGATGGGGAATCCCATACGAACTGATAACTGACAATGGAACTCAATTTACTTCTGCAGAGTTTGTGAGCTTCACAAAGGCATACAATTTCACTCACACAACCTCCAGCCCACATTACCCGCAAAGTAACGGTGCCGCTGAGAGAAGTGTTGCCACAGCAAAGCGAATTTTGCGCCAGCCTGACCCACAACTTGCACTCATGAGCTACCGGGCCACTCCAATTAAGGCCACAGGGCGAAGTCCTGCAGAGCTGATGACTGGACGGCAGATCAGAACGACCATTCCATTGCTTCCCTAAAATCTGAAGCCAAATGCCATTGATTATGAACAGGTGCGCCAGAAAGATAAGCAAACTAAGCAGGCATACAGATTTTTCTATAACAGACGCCACTCTACCAATTCTGCAGCCAGGTCAGAGTGTTAGTGTCAAACTAGATGGAGAAAAGGGTTGGCACATGCCTGCAACAGTACTTGCTAAAGCATCTGAGCCCAGATCATATCTGGTGAAAACGGACAATGGCACCATAACACGCAAAAATCGAAGACATCTGCAGAGTGCCCCGAGTTCATCTGAAGGTGACACCGATCCCACAGGAGACAGCAATGAAACTCTGCCTGCTGCAAGTCCAACTGTGGCTCCTGGTGCACCACCGTGGAAAGACCTTTCTTCAACACCaccaaccactgagcaaccagcAACACTGCCTCCTGACTCTGATTCTGCTGTGGCCAAGAGACAGGTCAAGCCACCCAGTTGGCTGAAAGACTATATTTGTTCATAAATAAATGTTCCTGcctgtgaaagaaaaaaaaaggggacGAACAACTTATATGTTCAAGGggaaaagctttcatgttttctGAAAGACTATTCTTTGCAATGTACACTAtgcagttttttttgtattattattctcTTGTTCAGTGTTGTTGATAGAGCTGCAAAtccctttgtttgtttttttttttagaaggggAGGAAGAAACAGTTTTAAGGGGGGAGATGTCATGCATTGTTATAGTTGTTTAGTAAGAAAGTCTGCTTATTTAGTGCCATACCTACACTGAGTTTCTATTGGACTGTTGAGGTGACGTCAGATGAGTAGGAGGACGGAGCTGGGGTAAGGGATTGTAAAGCGTATGTATATGCAAGCGTAGCCCGTGCCTCGTGAACATGTCTGTTAAGAGAACTCCAATAAAAGGTCAAGTTGTGGACGATATTAACTCACCGTGCCTCATTACACTTTATTATagaaatactttattctactttctaaaattaaaggagaATCCTGTAGAAGTGTTGAGTTTCTATTATTAAATAGAGTTTTTATccctttagctccattcagctccattgattgaggactctctcgcgggctccctctagcggtgagcaGTAATGTTGTGATTTAACGGGGGAGAGAGGAAGTGGGCGGTCTCTCCATAAAGcagctctgcagcagcagcaggactgaAGTGAAGAGAAAGTGAAAGTAGATCTGCTTCCGCTCTGGAAGATCAGACGGAGAGACGATTAGAAGATTTGTGGATTAAAAGCTGAAACTCGCTCTTATTATTATGATCAGACTGTTATCAGATAAAAAGCTGATATGAGCTGCTTTAAAATGTGGACATATTTCACCTGAATCAGACAAATGTCTGAGTGAAGAAGATCAAAGGTAAGAGCAGGTAGCATCATGCTAAAGCTAACTGTGAACACCAGACTGGAGTGATCAAcaaactacagaactacagaactacagaactaactactacaactacagaattaatatcattatcattatagCTTCATACACTGATTATACAGATTATAAACTgaccactatctctctctctctctttatctgttgctctctctgtagtgtgtgtgtatttgtgtgtgtgtgtgtgtgtgtgtggtgtgtgtgtgtgtgtgtgtgtatagtgtgtgtgtgtagtttgtgtgtgtgttgtattgtgtttGACTGAATCTACAGGAGGAGATAAAGATGGCGGCAGCTTTGAGTAACAGTGAGTTAAACTTTAttatcaaatatatttatttattaattcatatttagttattttatacAGAAATTGTTGTGTTAATATATTATACACAGCATGGTTTAAAGTTACAATCAAGATTATTCAATAAttggtgtgtgtggttgtgtgtgtgtgtgtgattgtgtgtgtgtgtttgtgtgtgtttgtgtgtgtttgtgtgtgtgtgtttgtgtgtgtgtgtgtgtgtgtgtgtgtttgtgtgtgtgtgtttgtgtgtgtgtgtttgtgtttgtgtgtgtgtttgtgtgtgtgtgtgtgtgtttgtgtgtgtgtgtgtgtgtgtttgtgtgtttgtttgtgtgtgtgtgtgtgtgtgtttgtgtgtgtgtgtgtgtttgtgtgtttgtgtgtttgtttgtgtgtgtgtttgtttgtgtgtgtgtgtgtgtgtgtgtgtgtgtgtgtgtgtgtgttttctacacAGGTGAGTTTAAACTCATTGGTCCTCGTGATGAAGATTATCAGCTTGGTTCTGCTGTTACTCTTTCGTGTCTCCTGTCTCCTGAACTCAGTGCTGTTGGGATGGAGATCAGGTGGTTTAAGGGGACGGACTGTGTTTGTCTCTATAAGAACAGACAGGTAACAGAGGGGAGGAGCTACGAGGACAGAGTGAGTCTGATCACTCAGGAGCTGCAGAGAGGAAACGTCTCCTTACAGATCAGAAACTGCAGAGGATCAGATTTAGGAGATTACCTGTGTCAGGTAACCAGCGGAGACACAACAGAGGAGTGTACTATAAGAGTGGAGGGTGAGTATTCCAGACCTTCACTCTACAtaaactcatcatcatcatcatcatcatcatcatcatcatcatcttcatcatcatctctcTGAGAataagagatataaagagagaaatctcacactctcacaatcacacaacACTATCTGTAATgttcactctcacaactacactcttttttttttggcccgccaccaccccccctcttcggaggactattagtactgtattgtttatttatttgattatgtacacattacaacagttactagtttctgtttttgttgcgtgtattttttttacactcttaCAATACCACTCTCGCACTCTCACTATCACACCCCCAAACTCTCTAACTCACaacaaccacactctcacaatcacactgtCACCATCACACTCTCATAACCACACTCTCACTCTTAtactctcacaaccacactctcaccTCAGACTCTTACAACCAAACTCTCACAGTCACACTCTTGCATCACACTCTTACAACCACACACttacaatcacactctcacaaccacattctcacaatcacactctcacaaccacactcacAACTACTGTCATTTTCACCATTatgctctcacactcacacttgcACAACCATACTCTCACAACCAGACTTTCACAGTCACACTCATACTCTCACAACCACACTTTCACAATCagactctcacaatcacactcttacaATTGCACTGTcaaaacaacacatttaaacTTTCATAACCACTCACTCTCACATCATACTCAAACACCACACATCTCACATTACTCTCTCCTGCAACACTTTCACACTACACTTACACACTCTCATATCACATTTATATAACCACACCCTTACATCACACTCTCA
This genomic interval from Astyanax mexicanus isolate ESR-SI-001 chromosome 1, AstMex3_surface, whole genome shotgun sequence contains the following:
- the LOC125799478 gene encoding butyrophilin-like protein 1, with the protein product MAAALSNSEFKLIGPRDEDYQLGSAVTLSCLLSPELSAVGMEIRWFKGTDCVCLYKNRQVTEGRSYEDRVSLITQELQRGNVSLQIRNCRGSDLGDYLCQVTSGDTTEECTIRVEGEYSRPSLYINSSSSSSSSSSSSSSSSSL